The Elaeis guineensis isolate ETL-2024a chromosome 14, EG11, whole genome shotgun sequence genome has a segment encoding these proteins:
- the LOC105057170 gene encoding uncharacterized protein produces the protein MESAAKSSSVKNVVVRLLLFGVCLLVVRFVYVVTIYGGPCNSGDFCLLSFPGEGLSFTGASGGVSAGSAAFVRVADGSAAANPALWTSREWRKAVDYYSAVFQDLLVEGFLSPTAKTLCVDTPAGHEVLALKEVGVPDAIGVAKRKASPLVVAGGDLFHLPFRNATFDFVFAGRSLDRSKRPANLASEIVRTLKPDGFLVVLTASAGDAYSLHSLIDLFPSCWKLRSREVDGPDSSSAIREIVFQKQLDGEILAIKEKEREDSSPANSMNRCSIPEHKLQLLESAEPLIKDEPLKPWITLKRNIKNIKYLPSMVDISFKSRYVYVDVGARSYGSSIGSWFRKQYPKQNHTFGIYAIEADPAFHDEYAAKKNVNLLPFAAWVRNETLAFEINHDPEQHDVEKEKGSRGMGRIRPVGGLSEGVSSGEVHTIHGFDFAEWLKRTVTQSDFVVMKMDVEGTEFDLVPRLFKTGAICLIDELFLECHYNRWQRCCPGERTPKYRNTYGECLKLFTSLRKSGVLVHQWW, from the coding sequence ATGGAATCGGCGGCGAAATCGAGCTCCGTGAAGAATGTTGTGGTCCGCTTGctgcttttcggcgtatgcctcCTCGTTGTCCGGTTCGTCTACGTCGTCACCATCTACGGCGGGCCCTGCAACTCCGGCGACTTCTGCCTTCTCTCCTTTCCTGGCGAGGGCCTCAGCTTCACCGGCGCTAGTGGCGGCGTCTCCGCCGGCTCCGCCGCCTTTGTCCGCGTCGCCGACGGCTCCGCTGCCGCCAACCCCGCCCTCTGGACCAGCCGTGAGTGGCGCAAGGCAGTGGACTACTACTCCGCCGTCTTCCAGGACCTCCTTGTGGAGGGCTTCCTCTCCCCGACGGCCAAGACCCTCTGCGTCGACACCCCCGCCGGCCACGAGGTCCTCGCCCTCAAGGAAGTCGGCGTCCCTGACGCCATCGGCGTCGCCAAGAGGAAGGCCTCGCCACTGGTGGTTGCCGGCGGCGACCTCTTCCACCTGCCGTTCCGCAATGCCACCTTCGACTTCGTCTTCGCCGGCCGGAGCCTTGACCGATCGAAGCGGCCGGCGAATCTCGCCTCGGAAATCGTTCGGACGCTGAAGCCCGATGGTTTTCTGGTCGTTCTCACCGCTTCCGCCGGCGATGCGTACAGTCTCCACTCCCTCATCGATCTCTTCCCCTCATGCTGGAAGCTCCGCTCCCGCGAGGTCGACGGTCCGGATTCGTCCTCAGCCATCCGCGAGATCGTATTCCAGAAGCAATTAGACGGTGAGATTCTTGCCatcaaagaaaaggagagggaggATTCGAGTCCTGCCAATTCCATGAATAGGTGCTCCATCCCCGAGCACAAGCTCCAACTTCTAGAATCCGCGGAGCCTCTGATTAAAGATGAGCCATTGAAACCATGGATCACCCTAAAGAGAAACATCAAGAACATCAAATACCTTCCATCCATGGTGGATATAAGCTTCAAATCGAGGTACGTGTACGTCGACGTCGGTGCCCGGAGCTACGGCTCGAGCATTGGAAGCTGGTTCAGGAAGCAGTACCCCAAACAGAACCACACCTTCGGAATCTATGCCATCGAGGCCGACCCGGCGTTCCACGACGAGTACGCCGCCAAGAAGAACGTCAATTTGCTGCCTTTCGCTGCGTGGGTGCGCAATGAGACCCTGGCGTTCGAGATCAATCATGACCCGGAGCAGCATGATGTCGAGAAAGAGAAAGGTAGCCGCGGGATGGGCCGGATTAGGCCGGTCGGCGGGCTTTCGGAAGGAGTGTCATCGGGCGAGGTGCATACAATTCATGGATTTGATTTTGCCGAGTGGTTGAAGAGGACGGTGACGCAGAGTGATTTTGTGGTGATGAAGATGGACGTGGAGGGGACGGAGTTCGATCTGGTGCCGAGGTTGTTCAAGACCGGGGCCATCTGTTTGATAGATGAGCTCTTTCTGGAGTGCCACTATAACCGTTGGCAGCGGTGTTGCCCAGGGGAGAGGACGCCGAAGTACAGGAACACCTATGGGGAGTGCTTGAAGCTGTTCACTTCGCTCAGGAAGAGCGGGGTTCTTGTTCATCAGTGGTGGTGA
- the LOC109506586 gene encoding uncharacterized protein, with amino-acid sequence MGNSLRCCLACVLPCGALDLVRVVHLNGQVDEYSRQVSAGEILAANPNHVLSKPCSQGGVRQILPVSPDSELKRGNIYFLIPASSIPEKRKKHQKRKHTKASTIAKVEDENKYLADILPEKKKSAHRRSGRVGVWRPHLESIYEVPGGNQAWE; translated from the coding sequence ATGGGCAACAGCCTTAGGTGTTGCTTGGCCTGCGTCCTTCCCTGCGGTGCACTTGACCTCGTCCGAGTTGTCCATCTAAATGGCCAGGTCGATGAGTATAGTCGCCAAGTCTCCGCGGGCGAGATCTTGGCAGCCAATCCCAACCACGTCTTGAGCAAGCCGTGTTCTCAAGGTGGTGTTCGCCAGATCCTACCGGTCTCCCCAGATTCAGAACTCAAACGAGGTAACATTTACTTCCTAATCCCAGCATCTTCGATTCCAGAAAAAAGGAAGAAGCATCAGAAGAGGAAGCATACGAAGGCCAGCACAATTGCCAAAGTAGAAGATGAGAACAAGTATTTAGCTGATATCCTCCCGGAGAAGAAGAAGTCAGCCCACCGTAGAAGCGGTCGAGTCGGGGTGTGGCGGCCTCATCTCGAGAGCATTTATGAGGTCCCAGGAGGCAATCAGGCTTGGGAATGA